A DNA window from Massilia putida contains the following coding sequences:
- a CDS encoding FxDxF family PEP-CTERM protein, translated as MKLKSLVLAMVAGAALVAQGAGAATVNRTAPVVTVGDGLGGFNAHFGDTFAQSTTGSTFTDIFTFDVGTPFDAAASLTSSYLNTPQTKDLLITGLSLYRYDPVTKTMQGTAIAGIDGTGTGADAPDSWSLSGYGLTRGSYAIQVDGQVRGVGGGAFAADLTIAPVPEPQTWGMLLAGLGVLTTLAWRRRQPARVHADGRRG; from the coding sequence ATGAAACTCAAATCTCTCGTTCTGGCCATGGTCGCGGGCGCGGCCCTCGTGGCGCAAGGCGCGGGTGCGGCGACGGTCAACCGCACGGCGCCGGTCGTCACGGTCGGCGACGGCCTGGGCGGCTTCAATGCGCATTTCGGCGATACGTTCGCGCAATCGACTACCGGCAGCACGTTCACCGACATCTTCACCTTCGACGTCGGCACGCCGTTCGACGCGGCCGCGTCGCTGACGTCGTCCTACCTGAACACACCGCAGACCAAGGACCTCCTGATCACCGGCCTTTCCCTGTATCGCTACGACCCGGTCACGAAGACCATGCAGGGCACGGCGATTGCCGGCATCGACGGGACCGGAACCGGTGCCGATGCGCCCGATTCCTGGTCGCTGAGCGGTTATGGGTTGACGAGAGGTTCCTACGCGATCCAGGTGGACGGCCAGGTGCGCGGCGTCGGCGGCGGGGCGTTCGCGGCCGACCTGACGATCGCGCCGGTGCCGGAGCCGCAGACCTGGGGCATGCTGCTGGCCGGCCTGGGCGTGTTGACGACGCTGGCATGGCGCCGGCGCCAGCCCGCGCGCGTGCACGCGGATGGCCGGCGCGGATAA
- a CDS encoding APC family permease codes for MKNKKIREIILGKPLDPMKSETRHSMALVAFLAWVGLGADGLSSSSYGPEETFRALGAHTHLGLYMAIATAVTVFIIALAYNQVIELFPTGGGGYRVATKLVGPYLGLVSGCALILDYVLTIAISIASGVDALASFLPLGFQPYKLWAEAFFIGLLIVMNLRGLKEAIQILLPIFLGFVATHLVLIVYGIVAHASHLPQLVPNTVAETASLAREIGWAGVAGMLLLAYSQGGGTYTGLEAVSNNVNLLAEPRVRTGKMTMFYMALSLAITAGGIILLYLLWDAQPTPGETLNATAFRRIIASMGLGSELANQVLLAVALAFEAGLLFVAANTGFLGGPSVLSNMASDSWVPHQFRYLSTRLVTQNGILVMGIAALAILFWTRGQVTLLVVLYSISVFLTFAISLFGLCLYWWRHRRDTDNVRWVRRFLLSLVGFVICAGILAVLLVERFMQGGWATALIITAIAGLCIVIRNHYRETKRAIRSVDRVFANQPFGPVKDIVEPDPNAQTAVFIVGNSRGGGLHALLWVLRMFPGHFKNFLFVNARTVDSLAYGGEGALEKMRKDAARTLEYFVDFCQSHGMASASYIGFGTDAVEEVTRMCEQINREYPNSIFFTSKLIFASDNWFTRLLHNQASLAVQRRLHLEGLQMVILPMKV; via the coding sequence ATGAAGAATAAAAAAATACGCGAGATCATCCTTGGTAAGCCGCTCGATCCCATGAAGAGCGAGACGCGTCACTCGATGGCCCTGGTCGCCTTCCTGGCCTGGGTCGGGCTCGGCGCGGACGGCCTGTCGTCCTCTTCGTACGGTCCGGAAGAAACCTTTCGCGCGCTTGGTGCCCATACGCACCTGGGCCTGTACATGGCCATCGCCACCGCCGTCACGGTGTTCATCATCGCGCTCGCCTACAACCAGGTGATCGAGCTGTTCCCGACCGGCGGCGGCGGCTACCGTGTGGCCACCAAGCTCGTCGGGCCGTATCTGGGGCTCGTGTCCGGCTGCGCCCTGATCCTCGACTACGTGCTCACCATCGCGATCTCGATCGCGTCGGGGGTCGATGCGCTCGCCTCGTTCCTGCCGCTCGGCTTCCAGCCTTATAAACTCTGGGCCGAAGCGTTCTTCATCGGCCTGTTGATCGTGATGAACCTGCGCGGGCTGAAGGAGGCGATCCAGATCCTGCTGCCGATCTTCCTCGGCTTCGTCGCCACGCACCTCGTGCTGATCGTGTACGGCATCGTGGCGCATGCGTCGCACCTGCCGCAGCTGGTGCCGAACACGGTGGCCGAGACGGCCTCGCTGGCGCGCGAGATCGGCTGGGCCGGCGTGGCCGGCATGCTGCTGCTCGCGTATTCGCAGGGCGGCGGTACCTATACGGGCCTCGAGGCCGTGTCGAACAACGTGAACCTGCTGGCCGAGCCGCGCGTCCGCACGGGCAAGATGACGATGTTCTACATGGCGCTGTCGCTGGCGATCACGGCCGGCGGCATCATCCTGTTGTACCTGCTGTGGGACGCGCAGCCGACCCCGGGCGAGACGCTGAATGCGACCGCGTTCCGCCGCATCATCGCCAGCATGGGCCTCGGCAGCGAACTGGCGAACCAGGTGCTGCTCGCCGTCGCGCTCGCATTCGAGGCCGGGCTGTTGTTCGTGGCGGCTAATACGGGCTTCCTCGGCGGGCCGTCGGTGTTGTCGAACATGGCGTCGGATTCCTGGGTGCCCCACCAGTTCCGCTACCTGTCCACGCGCCTCGTGACCCAGAACGGCATCCTCGTGATGGGCATCGCCGCGCTGGCGATCCTGTTCTGGACGCGCGGCCAGGTCACGCTGCTCGTCGTGCTGTATTCGATCTCGGTGTTCCTGACGTTCGCGATCTCGCTGTTCGGCCTGTGCCTGTACTGGTGGCGCCATCGCAGGGACACGGACAATGTGCGCTGGGTGCGGCGCTTCCTGCTGTCGCTGGTCGGCTTCGTGATCTGCGCCGGCATCCTGGCCGTGCTGCTCGTCGAGCGCTTCATGCAGGGCGGCTGGGCCACCGCGCTCATCATCACCGCCATCGCCGGCCTGTGCATCGTCATCCGCAACCACTACCGCGAGACCAAGCGCGCCATCCGCTCCGTCGACCGGGTCTTCGCCAACCAGCCGTTCGGTCCGGTGAAGGACATCGTCGAACCGGACCCGAATGCGCAGACGGCCGTGTTCATCGTCGGTAACTCGCGCGGCGGCGGTCTGCATGCGCTGCTGTGGGTGCTGCGCATGTTCCCCGGCCACTTCAAGAATTTCCTGTTCGTGAACGCGCGCACGGTCGATTCGCTCGCGTACGGCGGCGAAGGCGCGCTCGAGAAGATGCGCAAGGATGCGGCGCGGACGCTGGAATACTTCGTCGACTTCTGCCAGAGCCACGGCATGGCGTCGGCATCCTACATCGGCTTCGGCACGGACGCGGTGGAAGAGGTGACCCGCATGTGCGAGCAGATCAACCGCGAGTATCCGAATTCGATTTTCTTCACCAGTAAATTGATCTTCGCATCCGATAACTGGTTCACGCGGCTGCTGCACAACCAGGCGTCGCTGGCGGTGCAGCGCCGGCTGCACCTGGAAGGCTTGCAGATGGTGATCTTGCCGATGAAGGTGTGA
- a CDS encoding DUF4435 domain-containing protein, protein MSKLAKRIADIKSQQIGITGKRALVVEGKDDVGAFSAFLRKRNGAWDQQWVVAYAGAKTRVPEILQEEPTWIGVVDRDEWTLAEVGSASAACSNLFVLPRFCVESYLVDPAEIWAALPPIQRARFNDGAPQLRQAIEANLANWKRHAALWHVIHPIYRHMRSSEHRDSLLDPTAVPNDATLTQIVSGWLNKFDAARIAQEVNQKLLGYEQLQPFEFYHQHLYAKKFYPMVVHDVLNRVLGQTQEEDRWQKLLLTMPLPADLAPLWTKMGL, encoded by the coding sequence ATGAGCAAGCTCGCTAAACGGATTGCCGACATCAAAAGCCAGCAAATCGGTATCACAGGCAAACGTGCATTGGTTGTTGAAGGAAAGGATGACGTCGGGGCGTTTTCGGCGTTCCTGCGCAAACGCAATGGGGCGTGGGACCAGCAGTGGGTGGTCGCCTACGCTGGCGCAAAGACGCGGGTGCCGGAGATCCTGCAGGAAGAACCGACATGGATCGGCGTCGTCGACCGCGACGAATGGACCCTGGCAGAAGTCGGGTCGGCCAGCGCCGCTTGTTCAAACCTGTTCGTGCTTCCCCGGTTTTGCGTCGAAAGCTACCTAGTCGATCCAGCCGAGATCTGGGCTGCCTTGCCGCCAATACAGCGCGCGCGGTTTAACGATGGTGCACCACAGCTGCGCCAAGCGATCGAGGCGAATCTGGCTAACTGGAAGCGGCATGCCGCGTTATGGCATGTTATTCATCCGATCTACCGCCACATGCGTAGTTCCGAACATCGGGATTCGCTCCTCGATCCGACCGCCGTGCCCAATGACGCCACCCTAACCCAAATCGTCAGTGGTTGGCTGAATAAATTTGACGCAGCGCGGATCGCTCAGGAAGTCAACCAGAAACTACTCGGATACGAACAGTTACAGCCGTTCGAGTTTTATCATCAACATCTGTATGCGAAGAAGTTTTACCCGATGGTCGTGCATGACGTACTGAACCGGGTTCTCGGGCAGACGCAGGAGGAGGACCGGTGGCAGAAACTGTTACTGACTATGCCGTTACCTGCTGACCTTGCGCCGCTCTGGACAAAGATGGGCTTGTAG
- a CDS encoding ATP-binding protein: MKIEKFVISAVGPLQHQIIDFTDDWSGEVAKYVLLTGPNGCGKSTVLRTAANLWEALGYWLDYHKELPKNAAAREWLQRWDGCSVILSGVPFVPGKLGLMFGETEWCERLQKDYPDVTWIGEFVSRGKPGTPKRTFYSRGDKWLKEFALARRKLILSFEKVSTPNMIYLDAEERRWVNPKRSVGSFVADDSATRWLPRYQATDEWKGQLEASLIAMKTTQPRAFVDVVRRLNTFLMGKKIDPEMRPGENRLRVRFPGQSNVKLSLDDLSAGEHQALILIYFVTRWAEEGCVVLVDEPDLHLHPSLVSSIMSTLESIVTDKGGQLITTSHQPEIWTRYEATGKRVELRGAV, from the coding sequence ATGAAAATCGAAAAATTCGTCATCTCGGCGGTAGGGCCGCTGCAGCACCAAATAATCGACTTCACCGACGATTGGTCAGGAGAAGTTGCAAAATATGTCCTGCTGACGGGGCCGAACGGGTGCGGCAAATCGACAGTCTTGCGCACCGCAGCGAACCTGTGGGAAGCCTTAGGTTATTGGCTCGATTATCACAAGGAGCTGCCGAAGAACGCTGCGGCAAGAGAATGGCTGCAACGTTGGGATGGCTGTTCCGTCATCCTCTCCGGCGTGCCATTTGTTCCAGGCAAACTCGGGCTGATGTTCGGTGAAACCGAGTGGTGCGAGCGCCTTCAGAAAGACTATCCGGACGTCACTTGGATCGGAGAATTCGTCAGCCGTGGCAAGCCTGGCACGCCGAAGAGAACGTTCTACTCGCGAGGCGACAAATGGCTGAAGGAGTTCGCGCTTGCGCGACGCAAATTGATCCTTAGTTTCGAGAAGGTTTCGACGCCGAACATGATTTACCTAGATGCAGAGGAGCGCCGGTGGGTCAATCCAAAGCGTAGCGTAGGCTCATTCGTTGCCGATGATTCAGCCACCCGTTGGCTACCCCGCTACCAGGCGACGGACGAATGGAAAGGCCAGTTGGAGGCATCGTTGATTGCGATGAAAACGACGCAGCCACGCGCGTTCGTCGATGTCGTGCGCCGCCTCAATACCTTCCTGATGGGCAAGAAGATTGATCCGGAAATGCGTCCCGGAGAGAACCGTCTGCGTGTCCGGTTCCCAGGGCAATCAAACGTCAAACTCTCGCTTGATGACCTGAGTGCGGGCGAGCACCAAGCGCTGATCCTGATCTATTTTGTCACCCGCTGGGCGGAAGAAGGATGCGTTGTGCTGGTCGACGAACCAGACCTGCACCTGCATCCTTCCCTTGTCAGCAGTATCATGTCGACCCTCGAAAGCATCGTTACCGATAAAGGTGGGCAGCTCATTACCACTTCGCATCAGCCTGAGATATGGACTCGCTACGAAGCCACTGGCAAACGGGTTGAACTGCGCGGGGCCGTATGA